Sequence from the Paralichthys olivaceus isolate ysfri-2021 chromosome 1, ASM2471397v2, whole genome shotgun sequence genome:
GGAATACGTGGGCGTGGCCGTCTACCAGTACGGCTGTGCTCTGGCCCTGTGTCTCTACAGCTCTGACACCGCCTGGACGCAAAGCATGCTGGGACAGGTCAGTTCACGTGTCTTGCATCCATCCTCATGATGCGTTCAGGTGTCCTCATGAGGCAGGTTTTTCTGCAGATCTTCCTCCCAGTCGCCGCTGTAGCCTCCTGGCTCTCCTGCGTCGTCTGCTGCTACGCTGAACTTCATTTCCATCGACCGTACCCGCGGCTCAGGAGGATCTGCCAGGTGGTCCCGATGGGCGTGGCCTACCTTCTGGTCATCAACCCTGTCACCCACCATCTCGCCAGCCACAGCTGGATGAACACCTCCACACCTCATCTTCACTTCCTGCAGGTGAAGCTTCCTAGtcaacatataaacacatcacttcctgtttccactgAAGACAACTCCTCTAAAAGTCAGTGCATGTAAACGCACTTCTATCATTTCTCCACCAGGTGGCGCTActtctgctctctgtcttctttttctcctgccCTGTACCTGAGTGCTTCTCCCCCGGCCGCTACGACATCATCGGCCACAGCCACCAGCTCTTCCACGTCCTCTTGTCTTTCTGCACGCTTGTCCAGCAGGAGGCGCTGTTCGACGACTTCCTGTGGCGGCGGCAGGTGCTAATCAGAGAGTTCGGAGAAGAGCGCCTCCTGCTGGCCTGCGCCTCCTTCCTCGGCCTGACGCTCTGCTGTGTGATGACGGCGCTCGCCATGAAGAGAACTCATGTTCAGCTACTAAAAGAGGGAcgatagaagaagaagaagaacttcAGACGGGATTAATTCATCTTGATCTAGAAGCCGGAaggtttgagtttgagtttgagtttgagtttgagtttgaatGTTCCCTGAGTTCGTGCTCCAGCTTCTTCTCACAGTCAACACATGCAGGTTGTTTGGTCGTTCGTCTCTGATCAGccggacagagacagaagaaaaagacagagagtcAAGATCTGCTCCCTCGAGAACATTCTTCATTAGCTTTACttcctgtcagtgtgttttctgtagTTCCGTGTACAGCTCTGTGTATTTATACCTTTATGTTTCCACCCTTCAGTGCTTCCTGTGTTTTAACAGCTCACAGGTGATTGGTTCGCTCCTGACGAAGAACTCAGGTGACACCGATAGATGATTGTCCAGCTTGAAGTTTCACGGAGGCTGCTCATTGGCTCCAGACGTTCTGGGGtccaaagttttattttatatttacgtGGATCTAAAAATAAGTCTAACAAACATCTGCAcaggaaactgagaaaaaaaaaaaaagttcctctTTGAGCTGAAGCGTAGACGCAgttatctctctctcccagttCTCTACCGGCCTCGCTCGGCCAGTCAAGCGGTAAGCGACAGTTGCAGTGTTCGGGCGGAGCCGCAGATAAAGTGTGAGTTTCAGTTTGAGTTGGACTTTAATAAGAACAGCTTTGTGTACTATACTGTGTGTACTATACTGTGTGTACTATACTGTGTGTACTATACTGTGTGTACTATACTGTGTGTACTATACTGTGTACTGACAGAAAAAACtatccgcacacacacagacttcgACAAATAAATCTTCTTCCTTCATGTTCTGTAATCCAACATCATGTCATCATGttcatattgtgtgtttttaattacacATACACGGAGCGGTCAGAGgatcaaacacaatcacacaaatcaACACAACCAATCGGCAGATGTT
This genomic interval carries:
- the LOC109646165 gene encoding membrane progestin receptor beta-like — its product is MPRVSFSPPTLFLPLLERLLPSLPPTLPDMDVPPLFRQQFILSGYRPVDLSWRCYVLSLFQLHNETLSVWSPLLAAVYMLTRFLMFAVLQGGGILGVRLQGPEGQGFSVDASSLPLVLYVFSAVTYLSCSAAVHLLRSEQTHHSLFYLEYVGVAVYQYGCALALCLYSSDTAWTQSMLGQIFLPVAAVASWLSCVVCCYAELHFHRPYPRLRRICQVVPMGVAYLLVINPVTHHLASHSWMNTSTPHLHFLQVALLLLSVFFFSCPVPECFSPGRYDIIGHSHQLFHVLLSFCTLVQQEALFDDFLWRRQVLIREFGEERLLLACASFLGLTLCCVMTALAMKRTHVQLLKEGR